In one window of Pseudomonadota bacterium DNA:
- a CDS encoding LysR family transcriptional regulator, whose protein sequence is MFSYSLNSLIVFCAVAKMRSFSKAANILFMTQPGVSNHVAQLEAQTGTMLLKREKGKFQLTKEGKMVFKYAEKIETVARGLESTIKAIKKDAKPLLKIAITPVYSRVMMPFILGSFQKAYPDIMIKLDLGNSDDMLKTVVNMQNDVAVLANQMTSQKVFAFPLLKEELVLITCNDHPLSTKESVSLQEIAEYPLVIREEGSSTRKVVLSALESMKITPPVLIDVRSTEFIKEWVSQGKGVSILIKRAVMDDERKYLKVIPLKENLSLKVSVLFLKSKKYDTSIQKFVDHIAHLKAESYLQQLKNTIIPA, encoded by the coding sequence TGCGCAGCTTTTCTAAAGCAGCTAATATACTTTTTATGACACAGCCCGGGGTTTCCAACCACGTTGCACAGCTTGAGGCACAAACCGGGACTATGCTACTAAAAAGAGAAAAGGGCAAGTTTCAACTCACAAAAGAAGGAAAGATGGTCTTTAAGTATGCTGAGAAAATAGAGACAGTTGCAAGAGGACTGGAAAGTACCATCAAGGCCATAAAAAAAGATGCAAAACCTCTGTTAAAAATAGCTATAACACCGGTATACTCGAGGGTAATGATGCCCTTTATACTTGGCAGCTTTCAGAAAGCCTATCCCGATATTATGATAAAGCTTGATCTTGGAAATTCTGATGATATGCTAAAAACAGTGGTCAATATGCAAAATGATGTCGCGGTTTTAGCAAACCAAATGACGTCACAAAAGGTCTTTGCATTCCCTTTGTTAAAAGAGGAGCTTGTTCTTATAACATGCAACGATCATCCACTTTCTACAAAAGAATCTGTATCGCTCCAGGAAATAGCGGAATATCCCCTGGTTATAAGAGAGGAGGGTTCCTCCACAAGAAAAGTGGTCCTTTCAGCCCTTGAGTCAATGAAAATAACGCCTCCTGTTTTAATCGATGTGAGAAGCACGGAATTTATTAAAGAGTGGGTATCACAGGGCAAGGGTGTTTCTATCCTAATTAAAAGGGCAGTAATGGATGATGAGCGTAAATATTTGAAGGTAATACCCTTAAAGGAGAACTTATCACTAAAAGTATCGGTACTATTTTTAAAATCAAAGAAATATGATACATCAATTCAGAAGTTTGTGGATCACATAGCACATCTTAAGGCAGAATCCTATTTGCAGCAGTTAAAGAATACAATTATTCCGGCTTAA